A part of Aegilops tauschii subsp. strangulata cultivar AL8/78 chromosome 2, Aet v6.0, whole genome shotgun sequence genomic DNA contains:
- the LOC141040604 gene encoding uncharacterized protein: MEEPGWENRVAQLLNLWEIRVAVLSSFVAHLLLVLLSSIRRRKASGVLMLILWLAYQFSSWVAPYTLSNLSLSNTSSRRQQLVAFWTTFLLHHLGGADNISAFSLEDNKLSAREALNVISLVAGASYVLYKHVYIGGGGGTLIQVSIIIFAMGAAKYVERAWALWQGNLGNIWRSSKKKQGSRFFTSDSVIRRGTDCNLDDEDALMVAHDMLPLCKRAMSDSSVDTESPDNHNLDTSRKIFTMRWDNMCKVVEMELSLMYDILYTKAAVVHTPFGYSIRIASPLAIGAATVLFGFYYNKEGQTIPDVIITYALLLVTLLLDTRWLLGALGSTWTHSFLHARPHSWLHHVVLCSGRWRRHRHFIVSLDLGRLCLTGPPRSPSSYRRWSGTIGQYNLLQECTRKIGVCSRAAKAIGVEDVWNEYQHSKGHKFSRDVKRVVFTRVNKVLRSTYEDDKDGRYSMENITMFWGQLTTKMRPKELKRFRLAFGREFQEDILVWHIATQIFLVCRSDEQLVIHDKNAVTHAKAIEAMSQHLMFLTVVRPYMLPGFTLRSLDEVTLKALRDVWNKSEMSDIGSSWTTGEKKLSRTLVNRKEDDEWGFGNRGTRLVSDGVNIAVKLLTADRSEMPKLLELVFNIWVDKLLYAATRCSRESHARQLGHGGGLTTIVWIMAEHAGPFQIGQDGPDEKEESGGIGDLVGGIGDLVGLAFDLPKPSPPDPERAKEMPQPHKPMWPQPPSPWDPMYRPMFGDGGHMMPPPKKEEPKPPPPKPMPPPKGLPRPESGEREDTKPTRAGRYSTLYPVD, from the coding sequence ATGGAAGAACCGGGATGGGAGAATCGGGTGGCCCAGTTGCTCAATTTATGGGAGATCCGGGTCGCGGTCCTTTCGAGCTTCGTCGCACATCTTCTACTCGTGCTCCTCTCCAGCATCCGTCGGCGTAAAGCCTCTGGAGTGCTGATGCTCATCCTTTGGCTGGCGTACCAGTTCTCCAGCTGGGTCGCTCCATACACTCTCAGCAACCTGTCCCTCAGCAACACTTCGTCGCGGAGGCAGCAGCTGGTGGCCTTCTGGACGACGTTCCTCCTGCACCATCTCGGCGGCGCTGATAACATCAGCGCCTTCTCCCTGGAGGACAATAAGCTCTCTGCACGCGAAGCACTTAATGTCATCTCCCTGGTTGCTGGAGCCAGCTATGTGCTATACAAGCATGTGTACATTGGTGGTGGAGGCGGGACTTTGATCCAGGTGTCCATCATCATTTTCGCCATGGGTGCTGCCAAGTACGTGGAGAGGGCATGGGCGCTGTGGCAAGGCAACTTGGGCAACATCTGGAGGTCCAGCAAAAAGAAGCAAGGAAGTAGATTCTTCACTAGTGACTCGGTGATCAGAAGAGGAACGGATTGTAACTTGGACGATGAGGATGCCCTTATGGTAGCACATGACATGCTCCCGCTTTGCAAGCGTGCCATGTCTGATTCTTCCGTCGACACAGAGTCACCTGACAATCATAACCTTGATACAAGCAGGAAAATATTCACTATGAGGTGGGATAACATGTGCAAGGTGGTGGAGATGGAGCTCTCACTCATGTATGACATCCTCTACACCAAGGCGGCCGTCGTCCACACTCCGTTTGGATACAGTATCCGTATTGCCTCCCCTCTCGCCATTGGCGCCGCAACTGTGCTCTTTGGTTTCTACTACAACAAAGAAGGCCAGACCATACCGGATGTGATTATCACCTATGCTTTGCTGCTAGTTACTCTCCTCCTGGATACTAGATGGCTGTTGGGGGCACTTGGGTCAACCTGGACCCACTCATTCTTGCATGCTAGGCCACATTCCTGGCTTCACCATGTGGTTTTGTGCTCTGGGAGATGGCGCCGGCACCGTCATTTCATTGTTTCTTTGGATCTTGGGAGGCTATGCCTCACGGGCCCTCCAAGGAGCCCGAGCAGCTATAGAAGGTGGTCCGGCACTATTGGGCAGTACAACTTGCTGCAAGAGTGCACACGGAAGATCGGTGTTTGTAGCAGAGCAGCGAAGGCGATTGGAGTGGAAGATGTTTGGAATGAATACCAGCACTCCAAAGGACACAAGTTTTCACGGGATGTCAAGCGAGTGGTGTTCACAAGGGTAAACAAAGTTCTGAGGTCAACATATGAGGATGACAAGGATGGCCGCTATTCCATGGAGAACATCACGATGTTCTGGGGTCAATTGACAACCAAGATGCGCCCGAAGGAACTGAAAAGATTTCGTCTGGCATTTGGTCGTGAGTTCCAGGAGGACATCCTTGTCTGGCACATTGCCACCCAAATTTTCCTCGTCTGTCGCAGCGATGAGCAGTTGGTGATCCATGACAAGAATGCAGTTACACATGCAAAGGCAATTGAGGCAATGTCTCAGCACCTCATGTTCCTGACGGTTGTGCGCCCATACATGCTACCCGGTTTTACACTCCGCAGCCTGGACGAGGTAACCCTCAAAGCTTTAAGAGACGTATGGAACAAGTCTGAGATGTCAGACATTGGTTCTAGTTGGACCACTGGAGAGAAGAAGCTTTCTAGGACCCTTGTCAATAGGAAGGAAGACGACGAGTGGGGTTTCGGAAATAGGGGAACTCGTCTGGTCTCAGACGGGGTTAATATTGCAGTGAAGCTGCTTACGGCTGATCGTTCAGAGATGCCGAAACTGCTGGAGCTTGTCTTCAACATTTGGGTGGATAAGCTGCTGTATGCAGCCACCCGATGCAGCAGGGAATCGCATGCCAGGCAGCTCGGCCATGGCGGTGGCCTCACGACCATCGTGTGGATTATGGCAGAGCATGCTGGCCCGTTTCAGATTGGCCAAGATGGTCCAGATGAAAAAGAGGAATCCGGTGGCATTGGAGATTTGGTTGGTGGCATTGGAGATTTGGTCGGACTGGCGTTTGACCTCCCCAAGCCATCACCGCCAGACCCTGAACGAGCCAAGGAGATGCCCCAGCCACACAAACCTATGTGGCCTCAACCGCCATCACCATGGGATCCGATGTATAGGCCAATGTTTGGAGACGGCGGACATATGATGCCGCCACCAAAAAAGGAGGAGCCTAAGCCCCCTCCCCCTAAACCCATGCCACCACCGAAGGGTCTGCCCCGGCCGGAGTCCGGTGAACGTGAAGACACCAAACCTACACGGGCTGGAAGGTATTCTACGCTCTATCCAGTGGACTGA
- the LOC109776319 gene encoding disease resistance protein RGA2 — MEVIFSAAIGELASRSISFLLDGYLKQRTAATTEEERLHSLQRLLLRLHVVVEEADHRLITNQAMLRQLSILKKEMYRGYYTLDVFSCRAHGEGKTKDHEVNYSFAPSMFNPAKRVCFCRGNSEGATQAELLEQVLGSIRNTIEDVGEFIMFLNRCPRLTRQPYSMYILLNKCMFGRQMEMEHIINFLLQAETAPGAAGNPAVLPLIGPGKVGKSTLIEHVCDDERVRNHFFQILCFSGDDLKDASVETLKDGGRIKHQNRGMGGGRTLIIIELFLDIDKSEWKRLYSAARSCIGKGSKIIIMSRSDKIANFGTTVPLRLQFFTQEAYWYFFKVHAFGSTSAEDHPKLAAMAMEMARLMNGCFMAATIFSGLLKANFNPRFWSMALAFLRNMIQTNFSLYGEHFTDPWQMAEPVYLRRAKGTSSECLVMFGETCSAETGPEDPEMMSMQDLLFGSVRPRGKFKVHAWTSHLPPHYNYIVHCEIRRPHRMVIKTDRF, encoded by the coding sequence ATGGAGGTAATATTTTCTGCTGCCATTGGTGAGCTTGCCAGTAGATCCATATCTTTCCTGCTGGACGGATACTTGAAGCAGCGGACGGCTGCGACAACTGAGGAGGAGAGGCTGCACAGCCTGCAACGGCTCCTACTGCGGCTTCATGTCGTCGTCGAGGAGGCAGATCACCGGCTCATCACAAACCAGGCCATGCTGCGGCAACTCAGCATACTGAAAAAGGAGATGTACAGAGGATATTACACCCTCGACGTCTTCAGTTGCCGAGCTCATGGAGAAGGAAAGACAAAAGATCATGAAGTCAACTACTCTTTTGCCCCATCTATGTTCAACCCTGCAAAGCGTGTATGTTTCTGCAGAGGCAACAGTGAAGGTGCAACACAAGCTGAGCTGCTGGAGCAAGTTCTTGGCAGCATAAGGAACACCATTGAAGATGTGGGTGAGTTCATCATGTTTCTAAACAGATGTCCACGTTTGACCCGCCAACCCTACAGCATGTATATTCTGCTGAACAAGTGCATGTTCGGACGCCAAATGGAGATGGAACATATTATTAACTTCCTGTTGCAGGCGGAGACTGCTCCCGGTGCCGCTGGTAATCCGGCTGTCCTGCCGCTCATCGGTCCCGGAAAAGTTGGAAAGAGCACCCTGATCGAGCATGTGTGCGATGATGAAAGGGTGCGCAACCACTTCTTTCAGATTTTGTGTTTCAGTGGAGATGATCTAAAAGATGCAAGTGTAGAGACCCTAAAAGATGGAGGTAGAATCAAGCATCAAAACCGTGGCATGGGCGGTGGAAGGACATTGATCATCATTGAGCTATTTCTGGATATCGACAAGTCTGAATGGAAAAGGTTGTATTCAGCTGCGAGAAGTTGCATCGGAAAGGGCAGTAAGATCATAATCATGAGCCGGTCCGACAAGATTGCAAACTTTGGAACCACAGTACCCCTCAGATTACAGTTCTTTACTCAAGAAGCATACTGGTACTTCTTCAAGGTGCATGCTTTTGGGAGCACAAGCGCCGAGGACCACCCGAAGCTCGCAGCAATGGCCATGGAGATGGCCAGGCTGATGAATGGGTGCTTCATGGCTGCAACCATTTTCAGTGGACTACTGAAAGCAAATTTTAACCCCCGTTTCTGGAGCATGGCTCTTGCATTCCTCAGGAATATGATACAGACAAATTTTTCGCTGTATGGTGAACATTTCACTGATCCTTGGCAGATGGCAGAGCCGGTATATCTTAGGAGAGCAAAGGGAACTTCCTCTGAATGCTTGGTGATGTTTGGTGAGACATGTTCTGCTGAAACCGGACCTGAAGATCCTGAGATGATGAGCATGCAAGATCTTCTATTTGGAAGTGTCAGGCCTCGTGGGAAATTCAAGGTCCATGCATGGACATCTCACCTGCCGCCTCACTACAACTACATTGTTCACTGTGAGATACGGAGGCCACATCGCATGGTTATAAAGACCGACCGCTTTTAG